In Euphorbia lathyris chromosome 2, ddEupLath1.1, whole genome shotgun sequence, the sequence acaagttgggtcaattttagatatcattataaaacacaaaaattttGTTACTTATTTTGCACTAATTGTATATtcgttggttctaaaaaaagatttcatattttttttagttaataaTAGGATGGAGATTAATACTTTTAAATTCCACGAAAtatttgaatgttttttttttgtataatttgtacaaaatacaaaatatcttttttattttaatttttacgtCTAATCATGTGTTTGTCatatgttactaattagtgataaaataacgtAGATGTGAAgtttagatgacaaaattcataaCTGAGAAGAtaaattgataaattatttcttaaattgacatAACTTGTCaacattatggataaatttGCTATGCAATGTCAATTTTAGGGTAAAATTACCCAATTTTTTTAgatattaggagtaaaattgctccttacTATGAATGTTAATAGTACTTTTACATCTGAACCCactaaaaaataacaaattcaggATAATGCATAGTTCTAACAAAATACTAACACATTTAAACTTCATTCATGTAGCTAAATTTTGCATctctattataaaaaatataccaGTGTTTCTATAAGCcgtgttatatttttttatattaattataattttattagaatatctaattttaatgataattggaaaaatttgaataaaaaataaattattgaagcaTTAATTAcatatgatttattttttttttattggaacatatgaaatttaaataaagtacTTCTATATAACAGTATTAATTGTTTGGGCAGAGGCTATTTTATTGGGAATTTAATATATAGTAATTCGTGAAGTTGGAGTTTGAGTTATTTAATGCTCATGGTTTGTCGACATCAAGGATggaattttagttttttaattatttaattaaattactaAATAACTGCCATGTTACGAGTTTGAAAAAGTTAAATTTAACATTAATGAACAAACTTAAATCTAGACCATTGAATTTTGATCCAATAGCTATTAAATAATATCCATGAATGGTGATATATAAGTAATACCTATTAAGAATGAACCCCTGAAAGGATATTAAGATATGATtttataatatgatttaattgtaattttataagtctgttttttttttaagccAAAAAATCAAAGGGCTGAGACTAATCATTCTTTTCCTTCAAAGCCTATCACCTGGGACTGGGACTGGGACTGGGACTGGGGCCCACAAAGGCGTAAGCTTAAACACGATCAATcaacatcaaaatcaaaattgcGCCAATTGAAGAAAAAGCAGGAATCGAAAGAACGAAATCAAAACCCCTCAAAGTAAACCCTTACCTCTCTGTGTTTTCCCGAAATTCTCTCATCTCGTTTTTGTGTGTTCATTGCTTTAGTTCCTTTCCTTGCCTAATTCCGTGTTTGCTTCCCATTTAGTTAAGAGTCTGTACGTCGATAACCTAATTCTCCTCTTCCTACTGATTTGCTAAGAGAAGCTTCCAGTTTATCCGCAATGAGGTAATTCTGACTTCCTCTCCCTTTTATTCCGGCGTTTTTCCATTGCGTTTCATGCTCCTATTACCATCGCCACTGCTAAATTGTTAGAGTAACTATGAAATAGCAGGGCTTAAtgtttttcgttttaattttaaacaatCCGGAAAGAGAACATTTTCGTTCCTGATCGAAGTACATTGTCGATTTGCTTTCAGTTTGATTTTCTAGATGTATAGTTCAGTGTTGTCCGAGTTATACTTTTACTCGTCTGTGTTAAAAGCATCATGATTACGCTAATAGATATGTGTTTTATGTAATCTCTCCCCTTTCCTTATAGGCAATCAGTTGTCATTAAGCAAAATTTTGCATCTAAATACTGCATTTCTTGTGAACTACTGGACGAACTATACTAACATTCTTTTGTTCCTTTGTTTGGTTTTCTGCAGTAGACCAATGGAAGAAGATGTTCCTGTAAGTTATTTAACATACAATATGTTGTATCCCTTTGAAGTTTATGTTATTGAATTCTAGTAGATTTGCTCTACCTATGGAACATTCTTTTCTTAGTACTGCTGTTTTGTTCCGCTTTGGAACATTACTTCGAGAATTTAGTTGATATTTGCCACTAGTTTTCTTGGAGGCTTGTCTGCACAATTCCTTGATACTGTTACTTGTTTTTTTCATTGCCTGTGTTGTGTCCGTCCTTGGTTGTTTGAGACTTCTATTGATATGATATTCGCAACAGTTATATTTGTAGTTTCTCATGGATGACCTGCCTAATGCAAATTGCGATGTGGTCGAATGCTATCTTAACCAAATGATTTATTCTCCTTTTTAGGTGATTTGTGAGCAGCTACTCACTATTATTTGGTAGGTTAATTTGTAAATGTGAATCTAGATCGTGCTTTTTTCTTTTACTAGTTTGAATCTCAAACAAGTATATTTTTGGAAGTGGTATATTAAAGGTTTCAACGATTTTAAACTTTAACTAACAAATGTAATTGAATTTTCTACCCTTAGGACTTGAGAGAAAtataatttcatttattttgttaCTTATTCAAATTTGGGTAGAGCCCTGCTGTCCTTTCATTATTGAGGGTTACATTTATATTTCTTTGTTGTACAGGTGAAGGATGAGTCAGAGGAATTCAATACTGGGCCACTTTCTGTTCTCATGATGAGTGTGAAGAATAACACACAGGTAAATTTTCTTAGAGCATCTTACTGAATTGTTTGTTGCGCTTTGTTGTCCCTGTTTTGAAGTCTTGCAGTGTTTATAACTTGAAATTGAGTGCAAAGTAGCATTTTGACTGTTTCTGAAGCTGTTTGGTAAAATCCTATTCTTCATAGCTGGGATAGCCTGATTGGACTTAAATGACTTTAATATGGTGATTTTTCACCTTTGTGGTAGTGAACCTCTCTTTATGTCTTTCATATGTTCAAAGAGATGCTTTTGAGCTGTTACTTTTTGTTGGTTTCTTACCAGTACTGCTTGGTAGTTTTGTGAAAGATGGCTGCAAACCTAAAATTTCCCAAATATCCTTTATTATCGACATGTTTGGATAATCAACACTGAGGTTGGCTGGTGAAAACAGTGAGTGTATATGATGGGTATGCTTTTGATTTTCTGCTGGTAGGTTTTGGTGCTCTGCATATTTTTCCAATGTATGTGTATTGTGGCCAGGTCCTCATTAACTGTCGCAACAATAAGAAGCTTTTTGGACGGGTGAGGGCATTTGACCGACATTGCAATATGGTTCTGGAAAATGTTAAGGAGATGTGGACTGAGGTTGGTTACATTACTTccagatatttttgttttttcaattcCTTAATTTGATTCCACAATTGTTCTAAATAATTGCTGAATGCAAGTTTTTCTTAACTTGATTCATTGTGTTCACTGTTCAGGTGCCAAAGACTGGGAAAGGCAAGAAGAAAGCTCAACCAGTCTGCAAAGAAAGGTTTATCAGTAAAATGTTCCTCCGAGGAGACTCTGTTATCATTGTCCTTAGGAATCCGAAGTGAGATATGTTTCATACAATTTATCTTGGTGTAAAAAGCCGTTTAACTTCCCTTGGTAATGTGTGAACCATGTCCGGCGAATTTATCTCAGTATTGCTAACAGTTACTATCTCTGGCATTAGTAATGGCGTATCTGTTTGTGGACTAAATAGTTGGTTTTGAACAATGTTCTTGTTCTAATtaactttttttgtttttcttagcAGTCCTTTGCAATGTGAATTACTTGTATTCACAGTTATGTGGAGGACACGTAGATTGGGTTGTTGGTTCACATTTCTGGTTCACTTGTTATCCTATGAAATTGGAATTAGTATCAGGTCATGTGGGATTATCACTTGGAATAAGGGTGACAATTCGAGTTTTTGTGTCTTATTTCTATGTTTcatatgattatatatatatatataaaagaaaaaatgaaaattatgtcAAATGTGTTTACCAATTAGATCTGTAAAAAATGTATGTTAGAAAGTAACACCTAACTTGGAAGATGATGTAACTGGATAAAAGTGTCAATACTGTTCTTTGATCAGATTGAGGCAAGTAATCAGGagaccatttttttttatatatatatttgtgaaAGGTGTTGGGGTGTTACTTAACATGATTTAAATTAAATAGCTACTAATTCCTACGTGTTGAATTTTGCCCATTTGCGGACACGATCAATCAAAGCAATAATTTAGTAATACCTATCCCTTCGTGCGCTGTCCTAAGTAAATGTTGGAAAGAGGGTGTCAACattactttttcttttctttaaggtCTGGATTCCATGTATTAAATAAGGCCCAAACAAATTGGAGCTATCTTTTCTCATGTCTTGAAAAGTTGCAAGCGCCAATAAAGACCTTTTCTATGGAACAGCAAGATAGTTCACCATATCGGGCTGAATGGTAATGCTTGGTGTCAGGTGGAGGAATTTGCCTGTAGGCAAACTCGCCCAATTGTGAGCAAAGCTAGAATTCAACAAGGAATGGTGAATCGAATATGTTAATGGTTGTTAGAGACAATTCTTAAGTTGCTATAAGGATTACGTGTTGGATCTTTGTCAGATCTCGAACACTGACTTAAGTTGATCCACCGTAGTCCATCGGCGTGGACATTCTTTCTAAGAAAGAGAGGTTGATATCTCCACAGGGGAGGAGATCTATGAGTTATCAAAGCCTACTTTGCTTCCTCCTAGGGGAGTCAAAGTTTGATACACATAAGAACCTTATGAGACCATATCCCTAAGTAGCTTACAGAATTGGCCTAGATTTGGCTGCGTATATAGGAGAAATCTCCTTATATCGGTTGGCTGGCTACAGGCTTGGGGAAGTTTTGCCGCCATGGATTTAGCGTAGTCCAAGTTTGTCCATGACACTTGGCAGGAAGATTGGTTGGTTCATTGCAAGTTGGATTAGGTGAATGAATTGGAGGAATACACAGCTGATAGTAGAAATGCTTGTGCTGTTGGATGCTCATAAAAATACTTCAATTTGTTGTTAACGCAGCTCAAGCAATCTTATATGTCTGTTTCCATTTGTTCACTGTCGCATCTACACTTGTTGTAAAGTATTTTAGAGGAATTATCCGGCGTAAATACTAAATAGTGACTCTTAACAATTTGACAGTACAGGAATGGCCACAGCTACATGTAATTCTCCATATCAACTCATATGCTTCGCAACAAATGAATCAAAATTGTGAAATCTCTAACTGCTGAAAGAGAGATTCAGTTTGATATAACGATGACTATGAATATAGAATTTCATTAAATTGCAGTAAAACTAAACATCAATTGCGAATGCAAACCGATACATTGAAGCAGTAAGCTAATGCTAATGCTGCTAAACATAGCATCCAAATTAGAAGTAAAAATACTTGCAAAAGGCTCGCGGTCTATATTATCTTTcaaagaaaaaattacaaacGAAAACGAGATATAATATTGAAGCTGACTGCAAAAGCAACACCCCTTCCTCCGAATTCTTTTCCTAACATAATAGTGAATCTCATCATAGCTGCTACTACTGTTTGTCACCACTGCTGTGTTGTTGTGACAAGGCAAAGGTAAAGAAAGGCAACATGGGTTTATCTACCAAATAATTACCATTTCTGCTGCTGTCCAAAAAAATTATTGCCAACTCAAGCTGTTGACAAGCTGCTGGTGGTGCTATCTTCCTTGTGGTCTCCGAAGACACGTTGTCGGAAATCTGATACCATTAGCGGGAGACCCTTTCGGAGAGACACCTTGGGTTCCCAGCCGAGGAGGTCTTTTGCCTTTGTAATATCAGGTTTCCTCTTGTGTGGGTCATCTTCTGTGTTTGGCCTGAACTCTATCCTTGCATTTGGATCAATTGTTTCTTGCACAACCTAATCAAACAGAAAGAGGATACAACTCAGCCCCAAATAATGCTGCTGCTGATGTGTACGAGGTTCTTAAGACTGTAAGAGTACATGCAAGTGACTAAAATACAGCCCCAACTAtaattatttacatattttaagTGAACAGAAGCGTCTCAATGCCAATTTTATTATTAGCTGATGCACTGTATTGAATTTTCTGCTGTTGTGCCAGATCAAGAGTGGGAACAATGTGGAAAAAGAGATTGCAATAGTCTAATCAATAACTCTATCAGTAATATATAGAGGAGAAGAAACAGGAACATAGATATTAACCAGTAGAGGAAGAAGCATACCTGGGCAAGCTCAAGCATGGTGAATTCACCAGGATTACCAAGATTGAATGGTCCCACATGTTCCCCTTCCATGAGGCGCATAAGACCTTCAACCTGATATCGATAAAGATATGACATggcaaataaataaatgttgAGCAGCAGGACCaacaattaataaaacaaatgttTTGAAAAAAGAAGCAGCAGTGTCTatctaatattaaaatatttgcAACAAAGATATAGCTCAAACCAAAGCTAAGCATATATAGATAATGAAAGGGCAAGGACCCCAGTTTTAATCACCATATGAATTGAAATATTCATTTAGAAACCCCCCAAGAAAATGTATGGTGATATTTTTATTGAAAATCAAACTGTATTTCATTACATCACATTAGACACCAGCTATTATAAAAAGGGCCACACGGTTCTTTACGGGTATATAGCCATGTGGTATCAACATCTTTGCTTAAATACAGCTGGGGGAAGGCAGTAAGAAGGTGGATAAGTATTAGTGCGAAAAAGgagaaataaatatatattttgttgtGGTCTCCTTGATATAGTAGACCATgacaaattcaaaaaaaaatataatgttacGTTTTTAAAATTTGGATTCAACAATAACAGCACATGATATGACaaagttaaattaaaaaatcTAATAAAGCAGCAGCCGAATCACTAAAGATAACattattttttctaaaatacTAAACTTGAAAAGAAAAGCTTTACCAAATCAGAAACATATTGGAAACTCCTTGTCTGCTTCCCATCACCATACACAGTCAAAGGTTCCTTCCTCAAAGCCTGCAATAAAAGTACccatgattttcgataatcacCACCTCTATAAACAAATCcctatacagtaaaacctctatataggaatactctatataggaataacctctattttgttataaaaaaacttggTCCCAACTTAGGCCcggttataaataggaataacctcccaaatgttatttgttatacacttttcaagtcctacctttagaaactatgtctctatatagtaatatatattaagaattcaaactaaattataaaatattaaaaaaaaaactattgaaattatctatgagtgGGAAACACCCTATTATTAtttaggaaatatattattGATTGATTTGTATTAGGCGTAATTATAGGGCTTGATTATAGGCATAATTATAAGGCTTGATTTTGTAAACTTAGGCATAATTATAAGGCttgattttgtaaacttttgGGTATTGATTATAGACATAATTACAGGCATAATTATACCAacctctatttagtaataacctcccaattgttatataaatcaattgttatataaatagtccggtcccaagtgtattcctatacagaggttttactgtatatataatgtataaacaACAAAAGTAAAATAAAGGCTACCTGAGCAACAAAATTACTAACGACACGGCCGTCGTCGATGCACATTCTGGGCCCATAAGTATTGAAAATTCTAGCAATTCtaacctggaaaacagaacATAAGATATTTtaggaaaattaaaattttagcgggtaaaattgattaaaaaaaagtgCATAGTcatgaaataattattttattatttgtacACACCTCAACACCTGCACCCCTGTGGTAATCCATTGTCAATGTCTCAGCTGTTCTCTTTCCTTCATCGTAACAACTACGTACACCTGTCACATTTTGCAAACTCTCAGATCTAAAAACATGGAAATATTTAAAGCATTTCCCTCCTATCCCCGACTTCTACTGTCACCTAACTTAAAATATCTACCGTTtgattttgtgatcaatttactTTTTTAACCAGATATTTCCGCATGTCCGTGACCGTTACGATTCAAAGTCGGATCTTAGGTCAAAAGAGTCACCTACTAAACCGACACCTGCGCATGTTAGCTATACATTTCACATGCAGCTAACTTGCACGAGTTTGTCCAAAGGCTAACGTGTTGCCAGATCCCGATCGCCGGAGTTTAATGAAGAAAGTGAGAAAAAGAATGAAAACGAACGCACCGATGGGATTGACATTTCCCCAATATGTCTCGACCTGCGGATGCTGGAGAGGATCACCGTATACCTCACTGGTGCTGGTGAGTAAGAATCTGGCGCCAACTCTCTTGGCTAACCCTAGCATGTTCAATGTTCCAACCACATTGGTCTTGATTGTCTTCACCGGATTGAACTTGTAATGCACCGGAGATGCAGGGCAAGCAAGGTGATAGATCTGGTCCACCTCTAACAACAGAGGCTCCACCACATCGTGGCGTATCATCTCGAATCTCGGGTTTTTGAAGTGATGCATCACATTCTCCTTCCTTCCGGTGAAGAAATTGTCGACTACGATCACGCTGTCTCCTCTCTCGATCAGACGGTCCACCAAATGAGAACCGACGAAACCAGCTCCACCGGTCACCACGATTCTAAGCCCCTTCCGTCTTAGCCCCAACGGAATCTTGCCGCCCGAATTCATTCCGAATCCTCCGAGCTGAGGCTCGTAGTATTTGTATCTTGCTGGAACTGAATCGTGAGAGAAGTGGGAAAGTGAGTCGGAGATCGGCTCGTATTTTCCTTGGTGCACATAAGGAGCCCTAGATGAGGAAGGAAGGAAGGTAAAGAAAAGAGTGGCAATAGCAATGCCGACGAGGACAAAGAGGAGTCGCTGCTCCCGGAGAATGTAGCGAATCGGCCGGGTTACGAAGAGCCACCGTTTAGGAGCCTTTGGAAAGTACTCATCTGCCGTATGCTGGCTGTCATCGTGGCCTCTGAATATCAACTCGGAAGCCATCGCTTTCAGTATAAAGAAAAGCTCAAATTCCTTATCAAGAAACGATTTCTCTCAAATCTGAACTGAATTTCTGAATCTTACTTTTCGtcttattttttaaaatcaacaGAAAATTTCAATAGAATCGTTCGCCAGAACAAGAGCTCCGGCCACGGCTCTAGTTGCGGTTTATGTGAGAGTGGCGTTTGGGCTTTTAAAGAAGGTTGAACAGTCAAAGAAGGTTTCATTCGCCCGTTAATTACGAGAATGCCACTATGTCCTTTTTTGGTGTTTTGAAAAGTAAACGATTGTCATGCGGTGGGATTCGAATATTAATTTGGTGGTAATTTGGTAAAGttagttaattattttaattctaattaatttgcagcattaatttttttaagtaataTCAAGgcttaatatatgatttgctccttgttcaaaaaatttgattggtcCTTGAATTTTTGATGTGTCTCCATAGTTCTTTAAATTTGCATAAAAAGTTCAGTTAGCCTCCTAAATTTACGTACAATGTAACAAATTAATCACTCGATTggaaaaaagtaagttaaatgcaaaAGATTTATTGCATACTTCTTTAAAATAGTAAATCAATTAAGGCCGGGatatgcggttctaatattagaaaagaTAAATTTTAGAGTTGAATAagtaaaaaaattgttttttaatctattttatgaattatgtaataacaatcTGAGACGTGTATAATACatattccgtatttaacttactttttttcaaccgagtgattaattgattatattttatggaaattttacattttatttaaaTTCAGGAGCTATTGAAacactttaaaaatttaatGGTCAATCAATTTTTTGTGTGTACAAGTTTAAGAAAACGGTGTATTAAGCCTAATGggtaattacaaatctagcgcAATTAAGAGGGACCATATACATATCTAACTcactttgcttccattttaccaaattagacattttcatccactttggacataaatcttcttcttcttcttctcaacttcttcttcggttcatcttctttaatttcttataccaatcgttagcgatttttgagattattgaagtattatgttcaatttcccgtagaaattgtatgtttttagcttatacgcctgcttttctcgctggttttgtctctttcttcatctgtaatggtatcgtttcaatttcctctattttcctccatttttctccatttttgtcGTATTTATGGcgaaatttgtcgcatttcgttACAAATGCGATAACAGTTGTCGTATTtcatcgcaaatgcgacaacagttgtcACATTTCATCACAAATGTGACATTGCAACAGTTCAATtgttatatttttgtttttcttattttttgatCTTTCCATCTCAATCCTCTTCCATAAACACTAATTCTTTAAAGGTTGAACGAAACATAATCTCTTTTCTCTATAAACTACCGTCTTTTCATCGGTTTGGGATGGTGAAGAAGATGTTGAGAGTCtgaggaagaaggtgaattgaaataagggtattcttgtccaaagtggatgaaaatgtctaatttggtgagatgaaAATAAAGTggattagatatgtaaatgaacATTTTTAGTTGGACTGAATTTGTAATTAACTCTAAGCCTAATATcaataagtattttttttatttaactccTATTGACTTTTATCTTTTCATTGCCCTTTCACCAAGTCAAATCTTAACTTGATTTTGATGGGCCTAGGGGCAAGATCGTAACTATGGCcttcttaagaaaagaaataaaaagaaaagagatcTTTTTATGTCTCCTACTGCaaagatttaaaattaataaaataaataaataaattttgagCAATTTTTGTGATAATGGTAAGAACTACGAAGAATAAATCCAAGTAAGAGGATTGATGATTTTGTTACTATCATCATTTATAAAAAATGCATCAAAAGCTAATAGTTTTTTAATCAACAAAATTGATATATTAatgtaaattaaaattaaagtatAAAACTGGATAAATAGAATCTAGTAGTCTATATATAGAATAGGCAGTTTTAGTTAGTTCGTAAGTCATATCATTCGCAGCGCGACCAAAAAACTTGATACTAgcgttattaaaaaaaatagtcatATGTTGAATGAAAAGAAGTTTGTTTAAAATGTTCAATCATTGTTAATGCATTAGTCTACCCCAAACAATTATCCAAGTCATGCTTTTTGAGTCAACTAAGAGTCTCTCTAATCCTCCCGGTCTCTCCATCTCTGGCTAAATAATTACCAAACGATAACTTCGAAAGAGTCCTGCAGAAAGCACCTTTGCTATCACGTAATGCAACCTCCAAACTAAGTAAAAATGATCTGTGAATAATCGATGTGTCAATGTTAAGCTTTAGGAACATCGCATGAGGTTTAGCCCAACGcaaatcaaaataaaacatgTAATCAACCTCTTGTTGACATAAATTATGAGATTTGAATTGAGCATTTTGCCACTCCTTCATACCTGAACGAACAAGAGGGAACACGACTGCTGGTGaatttctaaactctctctaaaCAAAACCATTTCTTCCCGACCAGATATTCCACACAACCATGGCCCAGACATAAGATTGATCAAAACTTAAGGAAGAAAAAACATGATACATCCaatcaaaaaaattaattgcattCATGTCCAACACTCTCCCAAACCCACAGCCTCGCAAACACTAATAGAATGTATACACCTACAAACCATATGCAAACGACTTTCAACTTCCGCACCATATAAAGTACATAGAGGATTAATATTAACATACCTCTTAACAAGAGCTTTAGCCATAGGAATAACTTCATTGCAGACTCTCCAAATCAAATTTTGAACCTTAGGAGGAACTTTCA encodes:
- the LOC136217747 gene encoding uncharacterized protein, with protein sequence MSRPMEEDVPVKDESEEFNTGPLSVLMMSVKNNTQVLINCRNNKKLFGRVRAFDRHCNMVLENVKEMWTEVPKTGKGKKKAQPVCKERFISKMFLRGDSVIIVLRNPK
- the LOC136217748 gene encoding UDP-glucuronic acid decarboxylase 2, whose product is MASELIFRGHDDSQHTADEYFPKAPKRWLFVTRPIRYILREQRLLFVLVGIAIATLFFTFLPSSSRAPYVHQGKYEPISDSLSHFSHDSVPARYKYYEPQLGGFGMNSGGKIPLGLRRKGLRIVVTGGAGFVGSHLVDRLIERGDSVIVVDNFFTGRKENVMHHFKNPRFEMIRHDVVEPLLLEVDQIYHLACPASPVHYKFNPVKTIKTNVVGTLNMLGLAKRVGARFLLTSTSEVYGDPLQHPQVETYWGNVNPIGVRSCYDEGKRTAETLTMDYHRGAGVEVRIARIFNTYGPRMCIDDGRVVSNFVAQALRKEPLTVYGDGKQTRSFQYVSDLVEGLMRLMEGEHVGPFNLGNPGEFTMLELAQVVQETIDPNARIEFRPNTEDDPHKRKPDITKAKDLLGWEPKVSLRKGLPLMVSDFRQRVFGDHKEDSTTSSLSTA